One stretch of Marinobacterium iners DNA includes these proteins:
- the ppsA gene encoding phosphoenolpyruvate synthase encodes MGDVDKVGGKNASLGEMIHQLSDAGVRVPGGFATTAQAYRDFLAQSGLADRINKALDALDADDTRALIETGRNIRQWIMEADFQPELNQAIEAAWAEMSQGEAIAVAVRSSATAEDLPDASFAGQQETFLNIRGLDNVKQAIKEVFASLYNDRAISYRVHKGFTHAEVALSAGIQRMVRSETGASGVMFTMDTESGFNHVVFITSAYGLGETVVQGAVNPDEFYVYKPTLAQGAPAILRRTLGSKAIKMIYTGDGSTGKAVETVDVPKAERNTFSINDADVEELARIAVIIEKHYGRPMDIEWAKDGDDGKLYIVQARPETVRSQSKSTVIERYLLKEKGKVLVEGRSIGHRIGSGTVRVVNGLDEMHEVQPGDVLVTDMTDPDWEPVMKRAAAIVTNRGGRTCHAAIIARELGIPAIVGCGDATEKLNDGQLVTVSCAEGDTGRAYEGKLAFEHQSNSVESMPTLSFDIMMNVGNPDRAFDFQSLPNAGVGLARLEFIINRMIGVHPKALLNFNDQPRDVKQVIERRIGGYASPVDFYVDKLVEGISTLAAAFYPKKVIVRMSDFKSNEYGHLIGGDRYEPSEENPMLGFRGAARYISDNFRDCFELECRALKRVRDEMKLTNVEIMLPFVRTPGEAKQVVEQLAENGLKRGDNGLRLIMMCEIPSNALLADQFLEYFDGFSIGSNDLTQLTLGLDRDSGIIAHLFDERNEAVKCLLAMAINACRKAGKYVGICGQGPSDHPDLARWLMEQGINSVSLNPDSVLDTWFFLANEEKPGA; translated from the coding sequence ATGGGTGATGTCGACAAAGTCGGCGGTAAGAATGCATCCTTGGGCGAGATGATCCATCAGCTCAGTGATGCTGGAGTGCGTGTTCCGGGTGGCTTTGCTACCACGGCGCAGGCCTATCGTGATTTTCTGGCACAAAGCGGCTTGGCTGATCGCATCAACAAGGCACTGGATGCCCTGGATGCAGACGATACGCGCGCCTTGATTGAAACAGGCCGCAATATCCGCCAGTGGATCATGGAAGCCGATTTTCAGCCTGAGCTGAATCAGGCCATTGAAGCCGCTTGGGCGGAGATGAGTCAGGGAGAGGCGATCGCGGTTGCCGTTCGTTCCTCTGCCACCGCTGAAGATCTGCCCGATGCCTCTTTTGCCGGTCAACAGGAGACCTTTCTCAATATTCGCGGGCTTGATAACGTCAAGCAGGCGATCAAGGAAGTGTTTGCCTCACTCTATAACGACCGCGCGATCTCCTATCGTGTGCACAAGGGCTTCACTCACGCCGAGGTCGCACTCTCTGCCGGCATTCAGCGCATGGTGCGCTCTGAAACCGGTGCGTCCGGTGTGATGTTCACCATGGACACCGAATCCGGCTTCAACCATGTGGTGTTCATCACTTCAGCCTATGGCCTGGGTGAAACCGTCGTTCAGGGCGCCGTGAACCCTGATGAGTTTTACGTGTACAAGCCGACTCTGGCTCAGGGGGCGCCTGCAATACTGCGACGTACTCTGGGATCAAAGGCGATCAAAATGATTTATACCGGTGATGGCAGTACCGGTAAGGCTGTTGAGACGGTCGATGTGCCGAAAGCTGAGCGCAACACCTTCTCCATCAATGATGCCGATGTGGAAGAACTGGCGCGTATTGCTGTAATCATCGAGAAACACTACGGTCGTCCGATGGACATCGAGTGGGCGAAGGATGGTGATGACGGCAAGCTTTACATTGTGCAGGCGCGGCCGGAAACCGTACGCAGCCAGAGCAAAAGCACTGTCATTGAGCGTTACCTGCTGAAGGAAAAGGGCAAGGTGCTGGTTGAGGGCCGTTCCATTGGCCATCGTATCGGTTCAGGTACCGTGCGCGTGGTAAATGGTCTGGACGAAATGCATGAAGTGCAGCCGGGCGATGTACTGGTGACGGACATGACCGACCCGGACTGGGAGCCGGTGATGAAACGCGCGGCGGCTATCGTGACCAACCGTGGCGGCCGCACCTGCCATGCGGCGATTATTGCCCGTGAGCTGGGTATCCCGGCCATTGTCGGCTGTGGTGATGCAACTGAAAAACTCAACGATGGACAGCTGGTGACCGTGTCCTGTGCCGAGGGCGATACCGGTCGTGCCTATGAAGGCAAGTTGGCGTTCGAGCATCAGAGTAACAGTGTCGAGTCGATGCCAACCCTTTCCTTCGACATCATGATGAACGTGGGTAACCCTGACCGTGCATTTGATTTCCAGTCACTGCCCAATGCAGGTGTTGGTCTGGCACGACTCGAGTTCATCATCAACCGAATGATCGGCGTACACCCCAAGGCACTGCTGAATTTCAATGATCAACCACGCGACGTCAAGCAGGTGATTGAGCGCCGAATCGGTGGCTATGCCTCACCTGTCGATTTCTACGTCGACAAGCTGGTCGAGGGTATCTCTACTCTGGCGGCTGCCTTCTACCCGAAGAAGGTGATTGTGCGCATGTCCGACTTCAAGTCGAACGAATATGGTCACTTGATCGGCGGCGATCGCTATGAACCCAGTGAAGAAAACCCGATGCTGGGTTTCCGTGGCGCGGCACGTTACATCTCTGATAACTTCCGTGACTGCTTTGAGCTGGAGTGTCGTGCACTCAAGCGGGTGCGTGATGAGATGAAGCTGACCAACGTCGAGATCATGCTGCCGTTCGTGCGCACTCCCGGCGAAGCCAAACAGGTTGTCGAGCAGCTGGCCGAGAATGGCCTGAAGCGCGGTGACAATGGACTGCGCCTGATCATGATGTGTGAAATACCATCAAACGCCTTGCTGGCGGACCAGTTCCTTGAATACTTCGACGGTTTCTCCATCGGTTCCAACGATCTGACTCAGTTGACGCTGGGGCTGGACCGTGACTCCGGTATCATTGCGCACCTGTTTGACGAGCGTAATGAAGCGGTCAAGTGCCTGCTGGCGATGGCGATCAATGCCTGCCGCAAGGCCGGCAAGTACGTCGGCATCTGTGGCCAGGGGCCATCGGATCACCCGGACCTGGCGCGCTGGTTGATGGAGCAGGGAATCAACAGTGTCTCACTGAACCCAGACTCGGTACTGGACACCTGGTTCTTCCTTGCCAATGAGGAAAAGCCTGGCGCCTGA